The following are from one region of the Pseudomonas putida genome:
- the pdxY gene encoding pyridoxal kinase PdxY gives MKRTPHLLAIQSHVVFGHAGNSAAVFPMQRIGVNVWPLNTVQFSNHTQYGQWAGEVLAPAQIPALVEGISNIGELGHCDAVLSGYLGSAAQGRAILAGVERIKAVNPKALYLCDPVMGHPEKGCIVPEEVSEFLLDEAAARADILCPNQLELDSFCGRRAQSLEDCVNMARSLLQRGPQVVLVKHLAYPGRAEEQFEMLLVTAEHSWHLRRPLLAFPRQPVGVGDLTSGLFLARVLMGDSWVQAFEFTAAAVHEVLLETQACASYELQLVRAQDRIAHPRVRFEAQLLAL, from the coding sequence ATGAAACGTACCCCGCACCTGCTCGCCATCCAGTCCCATGTGGTGTTCGGCCACGCCGGCAACAGCGCCGCGGTGTTTCCCATGCAGCGTATCGGGGTCAATGTGTGGCCGCTCAATACCGTGCAGTTCTCCAATCACACACAGTATGGCCAGTGGGCGGGTGAAGTGCTTGCCCCGGCGCAAATTCCTGCGTTGGTGGAAGGCATTTCCAACATCGGCGAGCTGGGCCACTGCGATGCGGTGCTGTCCGGTTACCTGGGCAGTGCCGCACAAGGGCGGGCGATTCTGGCCGGCGTCGAGCGGATCAAGGCGGTGAACCCAAAGGCTTTGTACCTGTGCGACCCGGTCATGGGTCACCCGGAAAAGGGCTGCATCGTGCCAGAGGAAGTCAGTGAGTTCCTGCTCGACGAGGCGGCCGCAAGGGCCGACATCCTGTGCCCCAACCAGCTGGAGCTGGACAGCTTCTGTGGGCGCCGGGCGCAGTCGTTGGAGGACTGTGTGAACATGGCGCGCAGCCTGCTGCAGCGCGGGCCGCAGGTGGTGCTGGTCAAGCACCTGGCCTACCCCGGGCGTGCCGAGGAGCAGTTCGAGATGCTGCTGGTGACAGCCGAGCACAGCTGGCACCTGCGCCGCCCGTTGCTGGCGTTCCCGCGGCAGCCGGTGGGGGTGGGTGATCTGACCTCGGGCCTGTTCCTGGCCCGCGTGCTGATGGGCGACAGCTGGGTGCAGGCGTTCGAATTCACCGCTGCGGCTGTGCACGAAGTGCTGCTGGAAACCCAGGCCTGCGCCAGCTACGAGTTGCAACTGGTGCGGGCCCAGGACCGCATCGCGCACCCACGGGTGCGCTTCGAGGCACAGTTGCTGGCGCTTTAA
- a CDS encoding DUF3301 domain-containing protein: protein MLTLENLFVLMLVATAGAWLWHNHGLREKALERVKQHCTKLDLELLDDAVALKRIAFVRDANGRKRLARIYAFEFTVTGEQRHPGTVTQFGAHSVQIELAPYPFEIKTPPRADNVIEMQQWRQEHNRWRN, encoded by the coding sequence ATGTTGACCCTGGAAAACCTCTTCGTCCTGATGCTGGTCGCCACGGCAGGCGCCTGGTTGTGGCACAACCACGGGTTGCGCGAAAAAGCCCTGGAACGGGTCAAACAGCATTGCACCAAGCTCGACCTCGAACTGCTCGACGATGCGGTCGCACTCAAGCGCATTGCCTTTGTCCGTGACGCCAACGGCCGCAAGCGCCTGGCGCGCATCTATGCCTTCGAGTTCACCGTCACGGGCGAACAGCGCCACCCCGGTACCGTAACCCAGTTCGGCGCCCACAGCGTGCAGATCGAACTGGCGCCCTACCCGTTCGAGATCAAGACCCCACCGCGCGCCGACAATGTCATCGAGATGCAGCAGTGGCGCCAGGAGCACAACCGCTGGCGCAACTGA
- a CDS encoding CobW family GTP-binding protein: MLQNIPTHVIAGPLGAGKTTLIRILLAQRPASERWAVLINEFGLVGLDAALLSRDEDGIAIGEVAGGCLCCVNGMPFQVGLARLLRKSRPDRLFIEPSGLGHPLQLLAQLQQAPWGGVLTIQPLLVVVDAQSMVRNERLPEAQQQAFDASESVVLNKSEAVDDYSKLLINKKFYGKKLFWTIQGKLPLSDLPVAPKGIVDSSLVDNMIVDNPGNPSAALWTDPRQPICLAQQGEGGWSIGWRWHPGQQFYPQRLQAFLRAWPWRRAKGVIHSVEGWQSFNGLNGDIPAWQPSDWRRDTRIELIFDQPQSQLALQAGLSECTRQLISCASGCAPGATAASR; encoded by the coding sequence ATGCTGCAGAACATTCCCACCCATGTGATTGCCGGCCCGCTGGGGGCCGGCAAGACCACCCTGATCCGTATTCTGCTGGCCCAGCGCCCTGCCAGTGAGCGCTGGGCTGTGTTGATCAATGAATTCGGCCTGGTAGGCCTGGATGCTGCCTTGCTCAGCCGTGACGAAGACGGCATCGCCATCGGCGAGGTCGCGGGTGGCTGCCTGTGCTGCGTCAATGGCATGCCGTTCCAGGTGGGCCTGGCCCGGCTGCTGCGCAAATCCCGGCCTGACCGGTTATTCATCGAGCCGTCCGGGCTGGGCCATCCTTTGCAGTTGCTTGCGCAGTTACAGCAGGCCCCTTGGGGTGGAGTGCTGACAATACAGCCATTATTGGTGGTTGTGGATGCGCAGTCGATGGTGCGGAACGAGCGGCTCCCGGAGGCTCAACAGCAGGCGTTCGATGCGTCTGAAAGCGTTGTCCTCAACAAATCAGAGGCTGTTGATGATTATTCCAAGCTATTGATAAATAAAAAGTTTTATGGGAAGAAATTATTCTGGACCATCCAAGGAAAGTTGCCCTTGTCGGATCTTCCGGTTGCACCCAAGGGCATTGTCGATAGCTCGCTTGTGGATAACATGATTGTCGACAATCCTGGAAATCCATCCGCAGCGCTATGGACGGATCCTCGCCAACCGATCTGTCTTGCCCAGCAGGGAGAAGGAGGTTGGAGCATTGGCTGGCGCTGGCACCCTGGCCAGCAATTTTATCCACAGCGGCTGCAGGCATTCTTGCGGGCTTGGCCGTGGCGGCGCGCCAAGGGGGTTATCCACAGTGTGGAGGGCTGGCAATCATTCAATGGCCTGAATGGGGATATACCCGCCTGGCAACCCAGCGATTGGCGCAGGGATACGCGTATCGAGCTGATTTTCGACCAGCCGCAATCGCAACTTGCGTTGCAGGCCGGGTTGAGCGAATGCACGCGTCAGTTGATCAGTTGCGCCAGCGGTTGTGCTCCTGGCGCCACTGCTGCATCTCGATGA
- a CDS encoding DUF1826 domain-containing protein → MNPARKPVDIFQVFGETPQVLTDVLQEGVNLAVWHRRLPPQLEDFAALVVSLGQPLADQRVIDVDEQHMPVLTELLPEAADLHGYEAFVADVAWLVAAYTCLVGAQRVGLRLRVLTGPMCPRFHVDNVPLRLLTTYAGPGSEWLKEDASPRGHLHTAIPSVDNIQHLQAGDVAVLKGERWQGNEGAGLVHRSPSEKRGRLLLSLDWLA, encoded by the coding sequence ATGAACCCGGCACGCAAGCCTGTGGATATTTTCCAGGTGTTTGGCGAAACACCGCAGGTGCTGACCGATGTGCTGCAGGAGGGCGTGAACCTGGCGGTATGGCACCGACGTTTGCCGCCGCAACTGGAGGATTTTGCCGCGCTGGTTGTCAGCCTTGGCCAGCCCTTGGCAGATCAGCGCGTCATCGATGTGGACGAACAGCACATGCCGGTATTGACCGAACTGTTGCCCGAAGCGGCGGACTTGCATGGCTATGAGGCATTCGTGGCGGATGTGGCCTGGCTGGTAGCGGCTTATACCTGCCTGGTGGGTGCGCAGCGGGTCGGTTTGCGCCTGCGGGTACTGACAGGCCCCATGTGTCCGCGTTTTCATGTGGATAACGTTCCGCTGCGGCTGCTCACCACCTACGCTGGCCCAGGTAGCGAGTGGCTGAAGGAGGACGCGAGCCCTCGTGGTCACTTACACACAGCGATACCATCTGTGGATAACATCCAGCACCTGCAAGCTGGCGATGTGGCAGTGCTCAAAGGTGAGAGGTGGCAGGGCAACGAAGGCGCGGGCCTGGTGCATCGCTCCCCCTCGGAGAAGCGGGGGCGCCTGCTGCTCAGCCTTGACTGGCTGGCTTGA